From the Winogradskyella forsetii genome, the window ACGTTTTTTAATGTGGATTTTTCAAGTGCCTCTATTGACATCGCCAAAACGAAAAAACTAGAAAACTCAGTTAATTTAGTTGCTGATATCCATACGTATACTCCTGACGAGACCTTTGATGTCATTGTTTTTAACGAAGCCTTTTATTATGTTCATAATGATTTAAAACAAGACGTGTTAGATCGGTTTATTGGAAAATTAAATTCCGAAGGTATTTTAATTGTTTCAATTTATAAAGAAGGAACGGACTGTTGGGAATTAATAAATAATTCATCTAAAATACAGCAACTTAATTTTGAAAAAGTTGCTACAGACCGAGAATCGACCTATTGGAAAGTTGGTGTTTATAAAAAAGTTTAACTCTCTTTTATTTGTGAATATCAAAAGATAAAAACTCGTGATTTCTTTGCCACAAATACACGAATTTCTCTTCAAGATTAGAGTGACAAAACAGACTTTTAGCCTGTTTCATTTGTGAAATAGACAGTCAATTAATGACCTCATTATTCTCAAGAACTAGTGGATTCGTGTATTCGTGGCAAACCTATAACGTTCGAAGCGAAATATCTTATAAAAATATAGCTAAAATTACATTTGAAACCAATTAATTACCACAAATTCCATTCCTTTTGTGAACCTGAAGTATCATGCACGCTCAGTTTTTGGCATGTACTTATCGCTTATTTATACCAAAATCTGTCCACTTCCTTTTTTGGGTTTTTGTTTCATTTCTAATCGCTTTATTTTTCGCGATGGCTGGTTCATTTTTATAGCTACGCTCATGAAACAAATGCAAACAAATAGCGCTATATCGAATTTGGATCGGTTTTATACCTGAATTCATTAAGCGTTCACCAAGTTCCCTATCCTCTCCTCCATATGCCATACGCTCATCAAAACCGTTTACAGCAACAATATCAGTCTTCCATCCTGAAGCATTCATACCGTCCCAAGTGGCTTTGGTTGGTGTGACATTATTTAAGAACCTCTCCTTAAAACCCTTAGACGTCAACTTGTTTAGTTTAAATGTCTTTTTTAAACCATGGCTCAATAACCAATCGCTTTTAAAACAATCTTGGCTTATGATGTTCTCTTCAGCTATTGATTCTGAAATATTTTTAGGCAGTTTAAAATAACCACCAGACAAAAACCGTTTTGGCCGTCTTAAGTTGAAATGATTTTCAACAAAATCGTTCCGTGGAATGCAGTCGCCATCCGTGAACAACAAATAATCAGCTGCAGAGGCTACAATGGCTTTGTTCAAAATTTTAGTTTTCTGAAAACCATGATCCGCTTGCCAGCAATGCGTAATTTTTAAATCCGAATGAGACACGAAATTAGTTACTACCATTTCGGTTTCCTTGGAAGAACCATCATCGGCTATGATAATTTCAAAATCTTTAAACGATTGTTGTTGATAGCCAATTAAGACTTTCTCCAACCATTCAGGCTGATTATAAGTACTAATAATGACTGAAAGCTGAGGCATTTATTGTTTTTTTACAATTCCGAAATCAGTCCAAGTCAATTTTTGCGTTTTTACATCCTTTCGGATTTGAAGGTTTCTATCCAAGGATTCCTTAGTTTTATAACCTCTTTTATGATCCAAATGTAAACATATCGCCTGGTGGCGGATTTGCTTAGGCTTAATCCCGTAATTCATTAAACGCTCTCCGAGCTCACGATCAGGTCCGCCATATTGCATGCGTTCGTCGTAACCATTTATGGCTATTAAATCTTCCTTCCATGCGCTAGAATTACAATTATTGAAGGTCGCTCCAGTTGGCGTCACAAAATCTAAAAAAGTAGCCAAGGTTTCCCCTGCACTAATTTTTAATGCATTTTTACTTTGCAATCCACCATTAGATTTTAACCAGTTGACATCAAAACAATCTTCTTTGGCAATATGTTCTTCATCTATGGCTTTACTCAAAGGCATATTTAATTTGCAATAACCACCTGAAAGAAAATAACCTTTTTCAGCAAATTTAGCATGGACGGCCAAAAAATCCTTTCGCGGTATGCAATCGCCATCGGTCATTAAAATATAATCGTATTCGGCTTGCATAATCACTTTATTAAGCAACTCTTGACGACGATAGCCTAAATCTTCATGCCAAATATGACGTAACTTCACAGGATAATCAGTCTGATAGCTTTCAATAAGTTGACGTGTTTCTTCTCCAGAACCATCATCAGCAACTATAACTTCATAATGATCGTACTCCTGATGTTTATAACCTTCTAAGACTTTTCGTAACCAGTCGACAGAATTATAAGTACTTACTATTACAGATATTGATAAATGCGTCATATTCATTAGCAATTTTGATGCAAATTTAAGGAATTAATTACAACCATAAATTATGTACTTTTGTATTGAAATATGAAAACACTTTCCGTCATAATTCCAGTTTACAACGAAGAAGCCTACATTGCTCGTGCTTTATATTCCGTAAAATTTGCCGATGAAATTATTGTAGTAGATTCCTTTAGTACCGATAAAACGGTTGTAATTGCCAAACAGTATAATTGTAAAATTGTTGAACGTCAATTTGACAACTTTTCAAATCAAAAAAATCACGCTTTACAGTTTGCGACTTGCGACTGGGTTTTATTTTTAGATGCCGACGAACGTATTACCTATCCGCTTCAACTTGAGATCATTGATGCCATCAATAATGGAAAACATACCGCCTATAAACTTAATTTTCCACATTTCTATATGAATCGTTTTCTGTTTCATCACAGTAATGATGTGACACGTTTGGTGGTCAGGGAAAAATGTCATTTTGAAGGCAGTGTACACGAAAAATTAATTGTTGATGGTTCCGTTGGAAAATTAAAACACCATATGCTGCATTATACGTACAAAGGTTTAGAACATTACATCGAGAAGAAAGATACTTATGCCTGGTTTCAGGCACAACAAATGCTTGATAAGGGTAAAAAAGCCACTTATTTCCATTTAGCATTTAAGCCATTTTACCGCTTTTTTCATGGCTATATCATTCGTGGCGGATTTAGGGATGGGATTCCAGGAATGGCTATTGCTGGCGTAAATGCCTATGGTGTGTTTTCGAGATATGCTAAACTCATTTTGCTAAAACGTGGCATCAAATAAAATTACTGGTTTTCAAACATAGGTACATAACTAAAATTGATAATACGTAATAATAAAAGTTCCCAATGGGAACAAAATTTGTGATACTTAATTGGTTTTATGTGCATTATTAGGAGTGTTTATGTTAACGTATTCGCTTGAACCTTTTTAAATTTCGTCACGAATCTCACGGATTATCACGAATTCATTCGTTCTAGAAAATAGTGGAGAAAACAATTGACTATCTATATCACAAATTAAACAGACTGAAAGTCTGTTTCAAAAACATACAGACTTTCAGCCTGTAGATGTTTAGGCAACCTTTTCTAAAAGTGTTATTCGTGCATTCGTGGCAAAAAAATTACAAGTTTTTATTATTGTCATTTACTATAACATTTTTTAGGAAATAGAAAAAGTCAAGTTGAGTCCAACATTAAAACAATCGCAATTTACCAAACTTCAGTTTTAGTTTAAACGTTTTTAAACTATCCTCTCCTTTAATATCTATACGTTGTACTTGATAATTATCCTTAAACGGAAAACGATTCACACGATTGCCAATACGTAAACCATAGGTAATATGTTGTTGTTTTAATTGGTTAAAAAACTCACGTTGCTTTGGATTTTTTCGTGGGTATTTGCCATAAGGATAAGCTAATATATTTTCGACCTTTAAATTGTGCTGTTCGATAAATTCATAGCACGCTTCAAAGTCTTTTTCAATTTCTGAAATTGAAATATCGTTATAATTGTTATGATGAAATGAATGCAGGCCTAATTCAATGATATCAGCATCCATAGACTTTAATTGTGCTACCGACATTATTTTTTCTTCATTGGTATTCCATGAATCCACTGCATCAACATATTCGAAGGGAATAAAAAAAGTGGCCTTTAAATTATATTTTTTTAAGAGTGGATAAGCTAGCTCTAATTGATTGACATATACATCATCAAACGTAATGACTACACTTTTTTTTGGAAGTGATTTTTTGTTTTTTGTAAAATTCTCTAATTCAGAAAAATGAAAGCTTTCAAAACCATTGTCTTTTAAATATTTAAACTGGTCTTCAAGATTATTTGCCCAAATGGTAAGTCCGTTACTATTTTTATCATTGGAAACATTATGATACATTAATATGGGCAATCTTGTCATAAGCCTAAAAGTGTTACTTTTGTTTTTGCTTTACACAAAAGTATTATTTTTAATTGAATGATTAGCGTTGTCGCCCTTACTTATAATGATGAAGATATCATTGCTGATTTTATAGCAAACTGCCAGTTTGCCAATGAAATTATTGTACTGGATAACCATAGTAACGACGCTACAATTCAAATTGCTAAATCAAAAAGTGCGTTTGTTTTTTCAGGTGATTTTATGGATTTTGAAGGTGTTAAACCTTTTGCGCTATCTAAAGCATCGCATCCTTGGGTTTTATGTTTACAACCTACTGAGCGCATTTTAGAAGCTTTAAGTAATGAAATAATTGATATTGTAGACTCCAATTTAAATGGAAATTACGCTATCAAATCAAAGTTGTCTTTTATGGGAAAGGTTTTAAAACATGCCGATAGTACTCGCATATTAAAAGACAGATTAATCCATGTTGGCGATACTTCAACAAAAACCAAATCTTTAAAAAACGCGATAATTACGGATTATATAAGTTTTGATCGGTTTAATGCCACACTGACCAAACAAGCTAAAAACGAAGCTAACACTTTAGCCCAGCAAAATTTAAGACCTAATCTCTATCATTTTTTATTAAAACCTTTTGGTAGTTTAATGAAACATTATGTCTTTAAACTCGGGTTTTTGGATGGTAAGGAAGGTTTTATTTATTCCTATTTGCAGGCGTTTAAAGTGTTTAAACGTTATTTATACCTTTGGCTTCATTACAGAAACTTAAGATAATTATGGTAAAGCTATCTGGTGTAATTATTACATATAACGAAGAACGACACATAAAGCAGTGTTTGGAATCACTAGTGGATATTGTTGACGAAATTGTGGTTGTCGATTCTTTTTCTACAGATAACACAAAAGCTATTTGCACTAAATTTAACGTAAAATTCATTGAACAAGAGTTCCTAGGTTATATCGAACAAAAGAACTTTGCCTTACAGCAAGCCTCTCATGATTTTGTCGTTTCATTAGATGGTGATGAAGCGGTATCCTCAACACTTCAAAAAGAAATTTTAGAACTAAAATCCAATTGGAAATTTGATGGCTATTATGCTAACCGTCTCAATAATTTTTGTGGGCAATGGATCAAACATTCCGATTGGTACCCAAACAAGAAATTACGGGTTTTTGATAGACGAAAAGGAAATTGGCAAGGCATGAATCCGCATGATAATGTGCAACTATTTGATGCTACTGAAAAAACCGGTCATTTAAAAGGTGATATTTTACACCAAACGTATCAGACTTATTCTGAATTCAACCAAAAAACGGAATATTTCTCAACCATTGCCGCCAAGGCCTATTTTGATAAAGGGAAGAAAGCACCCATCTGGAAAATTATGTTTAATCCGACTTGGGCATTTTTTAAATCTTACATTTTAAGATTAGGTTTTTTAGATGGTTTCAATGGTTTTATGATTTGTTACCAGACCGCCAACATTACCTTCTTAAAATATGCTAAATTGCGGGAATTGCACAAAACCAAAGTATAATGAAACACATCTTTCTTGAATCCCATAATATAAAAAATCTTCATTTTGGTTTTGGACAGTTCAATTATCATTTAATTAAAGGGCTTTATAATGCAGAAGTTGATGATTTCAAAATGACACTTCATGCTAAAGATACGAAGCCTCTCAAATCTGAATTTGGCGACTATTTTAATTATAAAACATATAATTCGCTCAGTAGGCATCGCTTATTTCAAATCAAAAAAAAATATGATATGTGGCACTGTCTCAATCAGAATATTAAAATCGAGCCTTTTTATGATATTCCCTATCTGTTAACGGTACATGACGTAAATTTTATTGATGAAGTTTCTCAGGATTTAAACCATGAGGTAAATTTGAGATTTCAAAACAAACTCAATAGAAGCCACGCTATTACTTATATTTCAGAATACGCAAAGCAATCGACACATCAATACTTTAAGGTGCCTGATGTTCCAGAATATGTCATCCATAATGGAAACCCTATCGACAACATCACACTACCTGAAACACATAAGCCGAAAGTAACCACCAATCGTCCGTATTTATTCAGTATTGGGGAATTCACGGATCGTAAAAATTTTCATACTTTAGTTGCAATGCTAAAACATCTTCCAGATTTTAATTTAATACTTTCTGGAAACAACAATACTTCTTATGCTAATGGTAAACTGAACGATACCATTACACAATTGGGACTTAAAGACCGTGTTATCATCACAGGAAAAATTAGTGATCTGGACAAACAGTATTATTTAAAAAACTGTGTGGCTTTTGTATTTCCTTCGTTGCGTGAAGGTTTTGGGATTCCACCAATTGAAGCGATGCGTTTTGGTAAACCTGTATTTTTGTCCAACAATACATCATTACCAGAAATAGGTGGTAAAGATGCGTTTTATTGGAACCATTATGAACCAGAATATATGGCTAAGGTCCTTATTGATGGTTTAAATACTTATGAAAACAACCAGAAAGCGCTTTCAGAAAAGTATATTGCACACGCCAAAAATTTTAATTGGGATAAAGCTGCAAAACAGTATATTGAAGTTTATAAAGAATTATTAAGAAACTAACATATGGGACTAGCAAAGTCGATTAAGAAAAAAATAGA encodes:
- a CDS encoding polysaccharide deacetylase family protein, with product MTRLPILMYHNVSNDKNSNGLTIWANNLEDQFKYLKDNGFESFHFSELENFTKNKKSLPKKSVVITFDDVYVNQLELAYPLLKKYNLKATFFIPFEYVDAVDSWNTNEEKIMSVAQLKSMDADIIELGLHSFHHNNYNDISISEIEKDFEACYEFIEQHNLKVENILAYPYGKYPRKNPKQREFFNQLKQQHITYGLRIGNRVNRFPFKDNYQVQRIDIKGEDSLKTFKLKLKFGKLRLF
- a CDS encoding glycosyltransferase family 2 protein; translated protein: MPQLSVIISTYNQPEWLEKVLIGYQQQSFKDFEIIIADDGSSKETEMVVTNFVSHSDLKITHCWQADHGFQKTKILNKAIVASAADYLLFTDGDCIPRNDFVENHFNLRRPKRFLSGGYFKLPKNISESIAEENIISQDCFKSDWLLSHGLKKTFKLNKLTSKGFKERFLNNVTPTKATWDGMNASGWKTDIVAVNGFDERMAYGGEDRELGERLMNSGIKPIQIRYSAICLHLFHERSYKNEPAIAKNKAIRNETKTQKRKWTDFGINKR
- a CDS encoding glycosyltransferase family 2 protein is translated as MVKLSGVIITYNEERHIKQCLESLVDIVDEIVVVDSFSTDNTKAICTKFNVKFIEQEFLGYIEQKNFALQQASHDFVVSLDGDEAVSSTLQKEILELKSNWKFDGYYANRLNNFCGQWIKHSDWYPNKKLRVFDRRKGNWQGMNPHDNVQLFDATEKTGHLKGDILHQTYQTYSEFNQKTEYFSTIAAKAYFDKGKKAPIWKIMFNPTWAFFKSYILRLGFLDGFNGFMICYQTANITFLKYAKLRELHKTKV
- a CDS encoding glycosyltransferase family 2 protein; this encodes MISVVALTYNDEDIIADFIANCQFANEIIVLDNHSNDATIQIAKSKSAFVFSGDFMDFEGVKPFALSKASHPWVLCLQPTERILEALSNEIIDIVDSNLNGNYAIKSKLSFMGKVLKHADSTRILKDRLIHVGDTSTKTKSLKNAIITDYISFDRFNATLTKQAKNEANTLAQQNLRPNLYHFLLKPFGSLMKHYVFKLGFLDGKEGFIYSYLQAFKVFKRYLYLWLHYRNLR
- a CDS encoding glycosyltransferase family 2 protein, with translation MTHLSISVIVSTYNSVDWLRKVLEGYKHQEYDHYEVIVADDGSGEETRQLIESYQTDYPVKLRHIWHEDLGYRRQELLNKVIMQAEYDYILMTDGDCIPRKDFLAVHAKFAEKGYFLSGGYCKLNMPLSKAIDEEHIAKEDCFDVNWLKSNGGLQSKNALKISAGETLATFLDFVTPTGATFNNCNSSAWKEDLIAINGYDERMQYGGPDRELGERLMNYGIKPKQIRHQAICLHLDHKRGYKTKESLDRNLQIRKDVKTQKLTWTDFGIVKKQ
- a CDS encoding class I SAM-dependent methyltransferase is translated as MRWNKQYKKGKWSYLNDERESSRYHKIVDYIKTYATTNPSILDLGAGEAVLNQRLDKNEYKTFFNVDFSSASIDIAKTKKLENSVNLVADIHTYTPDETFDVIVFNEAFYYVHNDLKQDVLDRFIGKLNSEGILIVSIYKEGTDCWELINNSSKIQQLNFEKVATDRESTYWKVGVYKKV
- a CDS encoding glycosyltransferase family 2 protein, with product MKTLSVIIPVYNEEAYIARALYSVKFADEIIVVDSFSTDKTVVIAKQYNCKIVERQFDNFSNQKNHALQFATCDWVLFLDADERITYPLQLEIIDAINNGKHTAYKLNFPHFYMNRFLFHHSNDVTRLVVREKCHFEGSVHEKLIVDGSVGKLKHHMLHYTYKGLEHYIEKKDTYAWFQAQQMLDKGKKATYFHLAFKPFYRFFHGYIIRGGFRDGIPGMAIAGVNAYGVFSRYAKLILLKRGIK
- a CDS encoding glycosyltransferase family 4 protein, which produces MKHIFLESHNIKNLHFGFGQFNYHLIKGLYNAEVDDFKMTLHAKDTKPLKSEFGDYFNYKTYNSLSRHRLFQIKKKYDMWHCLNQNIKIEPFYDIPYLLTVHDVNFIDEVSQDLNHEVNLRFQNKLNRSHAITYISEYAKQSTHQYFKVPDVPEYVIHNGNPIDNITLPETHKPKVTTNRPYLFSIGEFTDRKNFHTLVAMLKHLPDFNLILSGNNNTSYANGKLNDTITQLGLKDRVIITGKISDLDKQYYLKNCVAFVFPSLREGFGIPPIEAMRFGKPVFLSNNTSLPEIGGKDAFYWNHYEPEYMAKVLIDGLNTYENNQKALSEKYIAHAKNFNWDKAAKQYIEVYKELLRN